The proteins below come from a single Takifugu flavidus isolate HTHZ2018 chromosome 6, ASM371156v2, whole genome shotgun sequence genomic window:
- the polg2 gene encoding DNA polymerase subunit gamma-2, mitochondrial, whose translation MFPRCAINYICPSVWRRRYLPELVLILQRPRRCCSSAPQNLGQVEPLLQLCVDSYYISPGQTNMELFQHGLSCSYGPLGMGLRRNLLDQWWRSLTTSSDQVFGIKTLNCSQNPPLGGAGPLGMVDLDNVAQILGRKELSREELIQQVQELLQRSPFMRTSFFQGALDQFEPSLALVNRRLPFGLAETGLCFQPPGSSGCPGEATLTSLVWFCSPRTSGQWLDHWTRQRLKWWRNFALSPSNFSSRELPEEETEAPVSRGLSIFYRFPWGQKPIETLSLRGNAELLHVHKGSKVQGRDGRKTVPHVVTVTGKVDLGMMAFLSDSLQQLSKVGNSKHRLQQRKVLKLHPALAPVKVALELGRGATAELRQLCEGLMQELKEAGVCVWPGHLKTQAAPLEQMMAKYDEMGVLFTVVASDSTLENGLLQVRSRDTTIKETVHVSETTSYICRHISAAHSL comes from the exons ATGTTTCCACGCTGCGCCATTAACTAcatctgtccgtctgtgtggAGGCGTCGGTACCTCCCAGAACTGGTTCTGATTCTGCAGCGACCCAGACGCTGCTGCAGTTCCGCACCACAGAACCTGGGTCAGGTCGAACCTctgttgcagctctgtgtgGATAGCTACTACATATCACCGGGTCAGACTAACATGGAACTGTTTCAGCACGGGCTGAGCTGCAGCTATGGACCTCTGGGCATGGGCTTGAGGAGGAACCTGTTGGATCAGTGGTGGCGCTCCCTCACCACATCCTCGGATCAGGTGTTTGGAATAAAGACTCTAAACTGCAGCCAGAACCCTCCCCTCGGTGGAGCAGGTCCGCTCGGGATGGTTGACTTGGATAATGTGGCTCAAATATTAGGACGCAAAGAACTAAGCAGGGAAGAGCtcatccagcaggtccaggagctcctgcagaGGTCCCCGTTCATGAGAACCAGCTTCTTTCAAG GTGCCTTGGACCAGTTTGAGCCATCACTAGCACTGGTGAACAGAAGGTTACCATTTGGACTGGCTGAGACTGGGCTCTGCTTCCAGCCCCCAGGAAGCTCTGGTTG TCCAGGCGAGGCCACCCTTACATCGCTGGTGTGGTTCTGTTCCCCTCGTACCTCGGGCCAGTGGCTGGATCACTGGACCCGCCAGAGATTAAAGTGGTGGAGGAAC TTTGCACTGTCTCCAtcaaacttcagcagcagagagctCCCAGAGGAGGAAACGGAGGCGCCGGTGTCGCGTGGCCTCAGCATCTTCTACAGGTTTCCGTGGGGACAGAAGCCCATCGAGACGCTGTCACTCAGGGGAAACGCTGAGCTCCTGCACGTGCACAAAGGTTCCAAAGTTCAG GGCAGAGACGGTCGCAAGACTGTCCCCCATGTTGTGACTGTGACCGGTAAAGTGGACCTCGGAATGATGGCGTTCCTGTCCGAttccctccagcagctcagtAAAGTCGGCAACAGCAAACACAGGCTTCAGCAGAGAAAG GTTCTGAAATTACATCCAGCATTGGCGCCGGTCAAAGTGGCTTTAGAGCTCGGCCGAGGAGCCACGGCAGAACTGAGGCAG CTGTGTGAAGGACTGatgcaggagctgaaggaggccggagtgtgtgtgtggccggGACATCTGAAGACTCAAGCGGCACCGTTGGAGCAGATGATGGCGAA GTACGATGAGATGGGGGTGCTCTTCACCGTGGTGGCCAGTGACAGCACCCTGGAGAACGGGCTGCTGCAGGTGCGCAGTCGGGACACCACCATCAAAGAGACCGTGCACGTCTCGGAGACCACAAGCTACATCTGCAGACACATTTCTGCTGCCCACAGTCTCTGA
- the srp68 gene encoding signal recognition particle subunit SRP68, with amino-acid sequence MATDKQNEVKVSPLGEKKENSSDGGLGLEILQIIKESQQQHGLRHGDYQRYRGYCSRRLRRLRKTLGFKMGNRHKFIGKKITAEMLSDSRYLLMVLMEAERAWSYAMQLKQEANTEPRKRFHLLSRLRKAAKHSEKLEKLCESPRVDAKTKLEAQAYTAYLTGMVEFELQEWKRAMEAFNKCKTIYEKLASAFTEEVAVLYRQRVEEISPNIRYCAYNIGDQNAINDLMQMRLTGGGGGMMAEKLEALITQARTKQAATMSEVEWRGRTVPVKIDKARVFLLGLADNEAAVAQASNEDTKEHLYETLMAECRDTIQAVREELKSEAKQRERSSDPESGKVSNLQYLHSYLTYIKLCTLVKRNESMAHTLHGKLKEPAADENKRGPRPQDLIRLYDIILQSLAELSTLQGLEDDHTFQKEVSLKTLVYKAYRCFFIAQSYVLVKKWSEALVLYERVLKYAKEVQSKAKTLNNSLKDLPDVQELIAEVSAEKYSLQAAAILDTGDASEAPSQLQVNDSTPLCNRLDTFCLDPTLVGKKPSLVPFPPEFQPIPCKPLFFDLALNHVAFPPLDEKVEQKGKGGLTGYIKGIFGFGS; translated from the exons ATGGCCACGGACAAGCAAAACGAAGTTAAAGTTTCTCCATtgggggaaaagaaagaaaattcatCCGATGGAGGACTAGGATTGGAAA TTTTGCAAATCATCAAGgagtcgcagcagcagcacggcctCCGACACGGGGACTACCAGAGGTACAG GGGCTACTGCTCGCGCCGCCTGCGCCGCCTACGGAAGACCCTCGGCTTTAAGATGGGCAACCGACACAAGTTCATCGGGAAAAAGATAACCGCCGAGATGCTGTCGGACAGCAG GTACTTGttgatggttctgatggaggcGGAGCGTGCTTGGAGCTACGCCATGCAGCTCAAGCAGGAGGCCAACACGGAGCCACGCAAGCGCTTCCATCTGCTGTCACGACTCCGCAAGGCTGCCAAGCACagcgagaagctggagaagctgtGCGAGAGCCCTCGTGTGGACGCCAAGACCAAACTGGAGGCACAG gcGTATACGGCATATTTGACTGGGATGGTGGAGTTTGAATTGCAGGAGTGGAAACGAGCGATGGAGGCCTTCAACAAGTGCAA AACCATCTATGAGAAGCTGGCCAGTGCGTTCACCGAGGAGGTGGCAGTTCTGTACCGCCAGCGTGTTGAGGAAATATCCCCCAACATCCGCTACTGTGCCTACAACATCG GGGACCAGAACGCCATCAATGACCTGATGCAGATGAGACtgaccggaggaggaggaggaatgatgGCTGAGAAGCTCGAG GCTTTGATCACTCAAGCAAGAACCAAGCAGGCGGCCACGATGAGCGAGGTGGAGTGGCGAGGCCGAACCGTGCCGGTCAAGATCGACAAGGCCCGCGTCTTCCTGCTGGGTTTGGCCGACAACGAAGCTGCTGTGGCTCAG GCTTCCAACGAGGACACCAAGGAGCATCTGTACGAGACCCTGATGGCGGAGTGCAGAGACACCATCCAGGCCGTCAGAGAGGAGCTCAAGAGTGAGGCG AAACAGCGAGAACGGAGCTCTGATCCTGAGAGTGGAAAGGTGTCCAACCTGCAGTACCTGCACAG TTACCTGACCTACATCAAACTGTGCACGCTGGTGAAGAGGAACGAGAGCATGGCTCACACCCTGCACGGGAAACTGAAGGAACCTGCAGCGGATGAGAACAAAAGAGGACCGAGACCTCAGGACCTGATCCGGCTCTATGACATCATCCTGCAG AGTCTGGCTGAACTCTCAACCCTGCAGGGTCTGGAGGACGACCACACTTTCCAGAAGGAGGTGTCCCTCAAGACTTTGGTCTACAAGGCCTATAG ATGTTTCTTCATAGCCCAGTCTTATGTGCTGGTGAAGAAGTGGAGCGAGGCTCTGGTGCTGTATGAAAGGGTGCTGAAATATGCCAAGGAGGTCCAGTCTAAAGCCAAGACCCTCAACAACAGCCTGAAG GATCTGCCTGACGTCCAGGAGCTGATTGCTGAGGTCAGTGCTGAGAAGTActccctgcaggctgcagccatTCTAG ACACCGGCGACGCCTCCGAGGCACCTTCTCAGCTGCAGGTGAACGACAGCACG CCTCTGTGCAACCGCCTGGACACCTTTTGTCTGGACCCCACCCTCGTTGGGAAGAAGCCCAGCTTGGTGCCGTTCCCTCCTGAGTTCCAGCCCATCCCCTGCAAGCCTTTGTTCTTTGATCTGGCTCTGAACCACGTGGCCTTCCCACCTCTGGacgagaaggtggagcagaaggGCAAAGGTGGCCTCACTGGCTACATCAAGGGCATCTTTGGCTTTGGCAGCtaa